The following coding sequences are from one Dermacentor silvarum isolate Dsil-2018 chromosome 4, BIME_Dsil_1.4, whole genome shotgun sequence window:
- the LOC119449809 gene encoding thymosin beta-like isoform X3: MHKRRRKCASPKKKCPKMDNNRQALLGGIKGFEKSRLKHTVTKVKQFKPTAQDIESEKEHKQMIEGIETFDPSKLKHAETSVKNPLPTKEVIEQEKAA, translated from the exons ATGCACAAACGCAGGAGAAAGTGTGCCTCCCCAAAAAAGAAG TGTCCCAAAATGGACAACAACAGGCAAGCATTATTAGGTGGCATCAAGGGCTTTGAGAAGTCCCGGTTAAAGCACACAGTCACCAAGGTGAAACAGTTCAAGCCCACAGCACAAG ACATTGAGTCCGAGAAGGAGCacaagcaaatgattgaaggcaTCGAGACCTTTGACCCctcgaagctgaaacatgcggagACCAGTGTTAAGAACCCACTGCCGACCAAGGAAG
- the LOC119449809 gene encoding thymosin beta-like isoform X1 yields the protein MDKHPKVADEIQQELASFNAASLKHTETQEKVLLPSKEDVQQEKIHNSLLEGVEQFEKTSMKHAQTQEKVCLPKKEDIESEKEHKQMIEGIETFDPSKLKHAETSVKNPLPTKEVIEQEKAA from the exons ATGGACAAGCACCCCAA GGTTGCCGACGAGATTCAGCAGGAGCTGGCCAGCTTCAACGCTGCCTCCTTGAAGCACACCGAGACCCAGGAGAAGGTTCTTCTTCCTTCCAAGGAAG ATGTGCAGCAGGAGAAGATCCACAACAGCCTGCTGGAAGGTGTGGAGCAGTTTGAGAAGACGAGCATGAAGCATGCACAAACGCAGGAGAAAGTGTGCCTCCCCAAAAAAGAAG ACATTGAGTCCGAGAAGGAGCacaagcaaatgattgaaggcaTCGAGACCTTTGACCCctcgaagctgaaacatgcggagACCAGTGTTAAGAACCCACTGCCGACCAAGGAAG
- the LOC119449809 gene encoding thymosin beta-like isoform X2, translating into MDKHPKVADEIQQELASFNAASLKHTETQEKVLLPSKEDVQQEKIHNSLLEGVEQFEKTSMKHAQTQEKVCLPKKEDIESEKEHKQMIEGIETFDPSKLKHAETSVKNPLPTKEV; encoded by the exons ATGGACAAGCACCCCAA GGTTGCCGACGAGATTCAGCAGGAGCTGGCCAGCTTCAACGCTGCCTCCTTGAAGCACACCGAGACCCAGGAGAAGGTTCTTCTTCCTTCCAAGGAAG ATGTGCAGCAGGAGAAGATCCACAACAGCCTGCTGGAAGGTGTGGAGCAGTTTGAGAAGACGAGCATGAAGCATGCACAAACGCAGGAGAAAGTGTGCCTCCCCAAAAAAGAAG ACATTGAGTCCGAGAAGGAGCacaagcaaatgattgaaggcaTCGAGACCTTTGACCCctcgaagctgaaacatgcggagACCAGTGTTAAGAACCCACTGCCGACCAAGGAAG TTTGA